The following coding sequences lie in one Camelus bactrianus isolate YW-2024 breed Bactrian camel chromosome 8, ASM4877302v1, whole genome shotgun sequence genomic window:
- the TTLL2 gene encoding LOW QUALITY PROTEIN: putative tubulin polyglutamylase TTLL2 (The sequence of the model RefSeq protein was modified relative to this genomic sequence to represent the inferred CDS: inserted 3 bases in 3 codons; deleted 2 bases in 1 codon), with the protein LGPPSKAFLIINFQKRKPYLKADDDPAGAVLKPLAFRADATTLAVVQCPPGAGGGGGGGASLITESKTWRTGGRAPPGDGAPQRHQRPAPAGSPGRTPGHDPKLMTRPCSPPDELAPPLVVPEAAHFTGSGCRAPGGRWRASGGSTSRQRDCRWQRRESSALCRRAQHRPVSAALSLRPAQAWPPHPCLRQRPKAGPRVRRPRGRGVAGGRRALRSWDVDGLLPWRRTRHRGPLGFRAIAPSGPCAASCFELFGFDVLLXDLVKPWLLEGESLPATPLSWVSPAVCGPRGRDAAGLRLQLAAAALRARRRMRPRLRVCPALPSRTLGKEASAEKKAGRTRPENERGSQPREPTSGRTGLLLSTRAGESRPEPNRGPRAGPPARRRAPQAARGVLQPRGQHLPARPARRQRRPGPRAGGFVLVXPFSEAAFRAAADGFNARRIVRXLQELTQKQRPQVAGKKTKTGTFFLKTAGVYLREGSNLFPASVTSLGPKTWIPGLKSDPVRGARSLSAGLVTVS; encoded by the exons CTCGGCCCGCCCTCTAAAGCTTTTCTGATCATcaattttcagaaaaggaaacctTATCTGAAGGCGGACGATGACCCCGCAGGGGCCGTCTTGAAACCCCTGGCGTTCCGAGCTGACGCGACCACGCTGGCAGTGGTGCAGTGTCCTCCTGgcgccggggggggggggggggggggggcaagctTGATCACCGAGAGCAAAACGTGGAGGACTGGAGGGCGTGCTCCTCCCGGTGACGGAGCACCTCAGCGTCACCAGCGCCCGGCACCAGCCGGCTCACCAGGAAGGACCCCCGGCCACGACCCGAAGCTCATGACGAGGCCGTGCAGCCCCCCCGACGAGCTCGCCCCGCCGCTCGTCGTGCCCGAGGCCGCGCACTTCACGGGAAGCGGGTGCCGGGCCCCAGGCGGCCGCTGGCGCGCGAGCGGCGGGAGCACCTCGAGGCAGAGGGACTGTCGTTGGCAGCGACGTGAAAGCTCTGCTCTGTGCCGCCGCGCGCAGCACAGGCCGGTGTCTGCAGCCCTCTCCTTGCGGCCGGCGCAGGCGTGGCCGCCGCATCCGTGTCTGCGTCAGCGGCCGAAAGCCGGGCCGCGTGTGAGACGCCCGAGAGGCAGGGGGGTGGC CGGGGGCAGGCGGGCCCTGCGGAGCTGGGACGTGGACGGCCTGCTTCCGTGGCGGAGAACCCGCCACAGGGGGCCTCTCGGCTTCCGCGCCATCGCTCCCTCGGGCCCCTGCGCGGCCAGCTGCTTCGAGCTCTTTGGGTTTGATGTTTTGC GTGACCTCGTGAAGCCCTGGCTGTTGGAG GGAGAAAGCCTGCCCGCGACACCGCTGAGCTGGGTCTCCCCCGCGGTCTGCGGACCGAGAGGAAGGGACGCAGCAGGGCTGCGACTGCAGCTCGCAGCCGCTGCGTTGCGCGCGCGGCGGCGGATGCGGCCACGCCTGCGGGTCTGTCCTGCGCTCCCGAGCAGAACGCTGGGTAAGGAGGCATCTGCTGAGAAGAAAGCGGGACGAACGCGCCCTGAGAACGAACGGGGCTCCCAGCCTAGAGAACCGACCAGCGGGAGGACGGGCCTGCTTCTGTCGACGAGAGCCGGCGAGAGCCGCCCCGAGCCGAACCGCGGCCCGCGGGCAGGTCCCCCCGCCAGGCGCCGGGCCCCGCAGGCGGCGCGTGGGGTCCTGCAGCCACGCGGCCAGCATCTCCCCGCGCGCCCCGCCCGCCGGCAGCGCCGCCCCGGACCCCGAGCGGGCGGCTTCGTGCTCG TCCCCTTCAGTGAAGCTGCTTTCAGAGCTGCTGCGGACGGATTCAACGCCAGAAGAATCGTCC GCCTCCAGGAACTCACGCAGAAGCAGCGTCCCCAagtggcaggaaaaaaaacaaagacaggaactttctttttgaaaaccGCAGGTGTCTACCTCAGGGAAGGCAGCAACCTGTTCCCAGCCTCAGTGACGTCACTGGGGCCAAAGACGTGG ATCCCGGGCCTCAAGTCAGACCCGGTGCGAGGAGCTCGCTCCCTTTCCGCCGGCCTTGTGACTGTTAGCTGA